The following coding sequences lie in one Garciella nitratireducens DSM 15102 genomic window:
- the whiA gene encoding DNA-binding protein WhiA, with amino-acid sequence MTFSVKTKNEISRLPIKKDCCALAELSALIHMSGSIFLEGQNHIGFKISTENAAIARRIFSLLKIKFQIQTEVGVRKNRQLKKNNVYIIRVPYKFNAEKILEKTGILQKDENREKTINSRILVQLIEKECCKRAYLRGAFLGGGSISDPEKAYHLEFVTYNERHAQDLCNLINHYKLSSKIVQRKNSYVVYLKEGDQIVTLLNIMQAHNALLDLENIRIYKEMRNNVNRIVNCETANLSKTVNAALRHIENIEYIKKNIGFHKLPQGLREVAELRLNYQDATLKELGEMLNPPVGKSGINHRLRKLDKIAEDLKIKRGEL; translated from the coding sequence ATGACATTTTCAGTAAAAACTAAAAATGAGATTTCGAGACTTCCTATAAAGAAAGATTGTTGTGCTTTAGCAGAATTATCAGCTTTGATTCATATGAGTGGTTCTATTTTTTTAGAAGGACAAAATCATATTGGTTTCAAGATTAGCACAGAAAATGCTGCTATCGCTCGAAGAATATTTAGTTTGTTAAAAATAAAATTTCAAATTCAAACGGAAGTAGGAGTAAGGAAAAATCGTCAATTAAAAAAAAATAATGTTTATATTATCCGGGTTCCCTATAAATTTAATGCGGAGAAGATTTTAGAGAAAACAGGTATTTTGCAGAAGGATGAAAACCGAGAGAAAACTATAAATTCTCGCATTTTGGTTCAACTTATCGAAAAGGAATGTTGTAAGAGGGCGTATCTTCGTGGAGCATTTCTTGGAGGAGGATCTATTTCAGATCCTGAAAAAGCCTATCATTTGGAGTTTGTAACCTATAATGAAAGACATGCTCAGGATTTATGTAATCTGATTAATCATTATAAACTATCTTCAAAAATTGTGCAACGAAAAAATAGTTATGTGGTATATTTAAAAGAAGGGGATCAGATTGTTACGCTTCTTAATATTATGCAGGCTCATAATGCATTACTAGATTTAGAAAATATAAGGATTTATAAAGAAATGCGTAATAATGTAAATCGTATTGTAAATTGCGAAACTGCGAATTTAAGTAAAACAGTGAACGCAGCTTTAAGACATATCGAAAATATTGAATATATCAAAAAAAATATTGGCTTTCATAAATTACCTCAAGGGCTTAGAGAAGTAGCTGAATTGCGTCTTAATTATCAAGATGCTACTTTAAAGGAATTGGGAGAAATGTTAAATCCTCCTGTGGGAAAATCTGGAATAAATCATAGATTACGAAAGTTGGATAAAATTGCAGAGGATTTAAAAATCAAGCGAGGAGAATTATAA